The genome window AGGCAAGCCTTTAAGCCGGATTTCCGCGGCGCGCCGGGCGGCGAATTTTTTTGTTGCATTCGGACGAAAGCCCGATATATTCGCGGGCCTTGGCGACGCCGAACACGGCAAAGCCAACGGAGCGCGGGCGTAGCTCAGGGGTAGAGCACAACCTTGCCAAGGTTGGGGTCGAGGGTTCGAATCCCTTCGCCCGCTCCAATATCAAAAGCCTTCCGGATCGATCCGGAAGGCTTTTTGCATTTCCGGCGCCCGAATCCTCCCGCAACGGCGGTCCGGCCAGGACCGGCGATCGTCGCTGCGCCAACTCCGCCCGAGGATTTAATCCGGCATCTCCGGCTCGACGAGGCGGGCGAGATGGGCGAGGGACTGTTGCCAGCCGAGGCGGCAGGCGTCGCGCGGAATTGCCTCGGGCACGCCCGCCTGCACGATCGTCGTCTCGGTGCCCGACGGCACCGCGGCGAGGTCGACCATCTGTCCGACCGCGGCGACCACCGGCGGCGGCCGTTCAGC of uncultured Alphaproteobacteria bacterium contains these proteins:
- a CDS encoding conserved hypothetical protein (Evidence 4 : Homologs of previously reported genes of unknown function); amino-acid sequence: MVAAVGQMVDLAAVPSGTETTIVQAGVPEAIPRDACRLGWQQSLAHLARLVEPEMPD